From Planctomycetota bacterium:
CGTCGGCCAGCGATCGCAGCGGGAAGGCGACGAATCGCTCGATCATGTCCAGCTCTCGATCGAGGCCGGCCGCCGCTCCGGGACGCACGGCACCCGCCAGCGACAGCAAGAGGCGCCGCGTCACCTCACGCCGATAGGTCTCGGCCACGCCCTGTGCCTCACCCAGGACGAGGTACGCGTTGCTCATCGCCGCCGGGCCGTCCAGGCCGATGTCTTCCGCGGCTTCGCTGGCCACGTCGCTGAGGAGCTGCCACCGATCGACCGCTGGCCAGTTGCCCTCTTCGAGCGGCGTCTGCAAACGTTGCACCTGCGCTCGCCACTCGGAAAGCGACGATTCCGCCTCTGTTTCCGGCAAATCGAGCAGGTCGCATGCCCGCGCCGATGCCTGCTCGACCTCGCCGTAGATGGCGGCAAGCTCGGCGACCGGCCTCGAGAACTGATCCCACGTCGCGATGGCTCGCCGATCTTCCGACCACGACTGCGGTGACGGCGAGACCTCCAGCTCGCTGTCCTTGCGTTGGTCCCAATGCGCTGCGAACGACGCTGCGTAGGTCGAAATGCCAGCCCGACGACGCGCGTCGATCCCGTCCGACAGCAATACCCGCGGCGGCAGCACGTCCGGAGCGATCGTCTCGTCGTCGTCAGCTGCGATCGCTTCTGTGAGCACCGCCAGGTCTTCGAGCAGACGCGCGAAACCGCCCGGCTCATAGTCGCGATCGATGATGGCCGAGTTGCGTGGCACGAACGGCAGCCGCTCGTCGAAGCGGCTTCGCGTGCTCCGGTCACGCACCCGTCGCGCGACGTCCACCTCGGTTGCAGGGAACATGCCGACGGCCGAGGCCAGTAGCGCGTGGCGACGTGCAGCGAAGTCGACCTCGGCGAGGCGGTCTTGGGGCATGTCGTCGGGAACAATCAGTGCCGCCAGCGTTCCGTCGCTTGCTAGCTGGTCTTCTGCCAAACGACGCAGCGCCGCCATCGGTTGCAGTGTCTGCGAGAGCCACTCCGCCTCGGCCAGTCGCTGAACCCACTCTTCGTCGGACGTGGCCCCGCCTTGCAGGCTCGCCAGCGTTGACAGCTGGCTTTCGTGCCACGACTCCACCGTGGCGATCCGGTCGGCGAGGACCTTCTCGAGCTCACGACGAAGCGTCCCGGCCACAGGCGGTGCTGACGGCAGTGCGACGAACGGCTCCAGCGGGCTACGAATGTCGGCAAGCGCAGCCTCGTAGGCGGACGCGAGTCGCTCGTTGTCCGCGTCGCCTGGAAAGCTTGCAAACGCGTCAAACGAGGCGTCGCGCGAGGCGAGGTATGCGTCGCGAGCGGAGGCGAGTTCGTCGAACGTCGTCGACAGCGTCTTGCGAAGGTCGGCGTACTCGGCCTCGGTCTTCGGACGTCGGCCGAGCGCCTCGTCGAACGCCTCGGCGGCCGCGTCCAGGCGTTCCTGCCGGGCCGGGAAGTCGCCAACACCGATCGTCGGCAGCGCGGTCGGCTGCGGCGACGTCTGTGCGATGTACCGGGCCGCTCGCAGGGCGAGTGTTTCGTCGAGCAGGCCGCTGTCGTCCGCTTCGCCGAAGAGGGTTCGCCGGACCGTGTCCCGTTGTTCCGAATCAATCGGCTGATCCAAACCGTGCGCCGCCCGAAGTGCCTCGTCGTAGACGGCCACATCGGCGGACAGATCGCTTTCGGCCAAGTGCGCGAGGAACGGCTCCAGCGACGACGTCGCGAGGTCGATCTCGGGGTCGCCTTGCGAATACGTCGCGGCGTCGAACCGGGCCCACTGCAGAATCGCCTCGACCAACGCGGCGTTGGCGTTGCCGTCCATGCTCTGGTCCAGCTCCGGAAGCCGCAGCGTCAGGTAGTCGTTGAATCGCTCCATCAGCGGCGTCGCGACGCTCTGTCGAAAGAAGCGGCGGTAGACGCTGCGCTGGCTCTTGGCGGCTTCCTGTGCATTGGACAACTGATCACCGCGCACCCATGCCGTCAGCTTGAACAGCCCGGGCGCGGTGATCGTCGAGTCGAGTTCGCCCGGTGCCTGCTCGTGCAGCGCGACCAACCCGTCGGCCGGCGCGTAGCGGCCGCTGCGGATGATCTCGATCGGTCGTTGCGGGTCGTCGGTGACCGCGCGGATGTTGCGCCAGAACGTGCTCTTGTCCAGCACGGCCTCGTCGAGACGCGAGACACCCGACCAAAAGAGCACGCCGATCAGTCCGAGCATCAGGAGGCTCGTGCCGACGATCGCCAGCCGATTGCCACGACGGATGTCGCGCACCTTTTTCGCACTGCCGGCGATGAGGCCCTTCTCGCGGAAGACTTTGTCGACGAACAGGTCGCCGATGAAGTAGGACCGTTCGACGACCTTGCCCGGGCGGACGAGTCGCTCGGCCGGCACGTTGAGGATGCGGCTGAGCGTCTCATCGAGCGCGTCGTTCTCCCGCAAGGCGGTCGTGAAGTAGATGCCGCGAAGGAAAAGCGGTTGGCTCCACGTGTCGCTGACGAGAATGCGTTCGAGGTATCGCAGCAGCCGCCTGTTTCGCTGGTGCAGCTCACCGGGAAGGCCGTAGAGCGCATCGACCCCGTCGAGCGGCCTTGCCACATCGGCCAGCCCGTCCTGGAAGGTCTTGGCCGTCTGGGCGAGCACGGTCGAGCGCCGTCGGACGAGCCGGTGGTAGATGGTGTCGAGGCCGCGCGACGCTTCGGCGAGGTCGAATGGGTCGTCGAGCGAGCCGGCGTTGCTCCAGCCGAACATCTGGTGGGCCAGCGTGCGATCCTCGATCGTGTCGAAGTACTCGGAAAACCCGAGGATCTTGTCGCACTTGCTCACGACGACAAAGACGGGGAAGCGCGCGCCCAGCCGCTTCTGGATCACGTCGAGGTTCTGCTGAATGACGCCGGCCTTGCGGTCGATCTCGGCGTCGTCATCTTCGATCAGACTCGTCGCGGGGATGAAGAGCACCAGCCCGTTCACCGGCTGACGCGGGCGGCTCTTACGCAGCTCGTCGAGGAAGCGATGCCACGTCTGGCGAAAGCCCTGCGACAGCGGCCCCTCGCGCTCGTCGCCGAACATCATTCGGCCGGCGGTATCGAGGAGGACGGCGTGGTTGGTGAACCACCAGTGCATGGTGTACGTGCCGCCGGCACCTTGCGTCGGGTCCTGCAGGCCGGGCGGGAAGCCGATTTCGCTTTCGCGGATGGCTTTGGTCTT
This genomic window contains:
- a CDS encoding type VI secretion protein IcmF/TssM N-terminal domain-containing protein, coding for MTPPSQPPLPLPPEPTRVSGGFGLFQVVAVLAVGIAITLVLVTAGLFYWFTRDWIVPAIVLVGLVLVGLTILLLRAVIRRQRRRKSQQMAVGLQQQATYRPNDATAEDAAAQEACVREFNAGLEKFKNAGKSVYDLPWYLVVGEPGSGKTKAIRESEIGFPPGLQDPTQGAGGTYTMHWWFTNHAVLLDTAGRMMFGDEREGPLSQGFRQTWHRFLDELRKSRPRQPVNGLVLFIPATSLIEDDDAEIDRKAGVIQQNLDVIQKRLGARFPVFVVVSKCDKILGFSEYFDTIEDRTLAHQMFGWSNAGSLDDPFDLAEASRGLDTIYHRLVRRRSTVLAQTAKTFQDGLADVARPLDGVDALYGLPGELHQRNRRLLRYLERILVSDTWSQPLFLRGIYFTTALRENDALDETLSRILNVPAERLVRPGKVVERSYFIGDLFVDKVFREKGLIAGSAKKVRDIRRGNRLAIVGTSLLMLGLIGVLFWSGVSRLDEAVLDKSTFWRNIRAVTDDPQRPIEIIRSGRYAPADGLVALHEQAPGELDSTITAPGLFKLTAWVRGDQLSNAQEAAKSQRSVYRRFFRQSVATPLMERFNDYLTLRLPELDQSMDGNANAALVEAILQWARFDAATYSQGDPEIDLATSSLEPFLAHLAESDLSADVAVYDEALRAAHGLDQPIDSEQRDTVRRTLFGEADDSGLLDETLALRAARYIAQTSPQPTALPTIGVGDFPARQERLDAAAEAFDEALGRRPKTEAEYADLRKTLSTTFDELASARDAYLASRDASFDAFASFPGDADNERLASAYEAALADIRSPLEPFVALPSAPPVAGTLRRELEKVLADRIATVESWHESQLSTLASLQGGATSDEEWVQRLAEAEWLSQTLQPMAALRRLAEDQLASDGTLAALIVPDDMPQDRLAEVDFAARRHALLASAVGMFPATEVDVARRVRDRSTRSRFDERLPFVPRNSAIIDRDYEPGGFARLLEDLAVLTEAIAADDDETIAPDVLPPRVLLSDGIDARRRAGISTYAASFAAHWDQRKDSELEVSPSPQSWSEDRRAIATWDQFSRPVAELAAIYGEVEQASARACDLLDLPETEAESSLSEWRAQVQRLQTPLEEGNWPAVDRWQLLSDVASEAAEDIGLDGPAAMSNAYLVLGEAQGVAETYRREVTRRLLLSLAGAVRPGAAAGLDRELDMIERFVAFPLRSLADAEDRIMTRDDMDRLVGLPEFKSVQSFNDAVDRVAGRIEAAYDANEERPDRESASRAFRRLFLSEAEDTGELADAMAWFRSPEEPTVSVRVPSRDVQERLGDARASVAWREAVFNGETTSFREINTGFWLAQDLVARESTLTLGVQDRRGTVVIEPLGKTWNAIELVDRYYVGAGEGGGAVLVELPFVYEERDGGDDVRPLLVELAFDPPLPASVIRRAEQARDDR